The sequence ACAACCAGGCGGTACAGGGTGGACGGATCACCGCGACTGGCCCCGGCCTCCCGATGCCGGATCCGGGCGAGCCTGGCGACGAGCCCTGGCGCAACGCCCGGCGTGAAACGCGATTCGTTCCCATGCAGGCACGCGTCGGCGATTACGCGCTATTCTTTCGTAAGGCCGGCGTCGAAATCACGTTCGAGGGCGATCGCTACCTCGTCGTTCCGCAGACCGCCATCCTGGCCCTCGTGCGCGACGGCGAGGCCGGGGATGATCTGTAGTCGTCGCTCGGCTTCACTTCAGACGCGAGACACCATGCCGTACGATGAACGGTTCGTCACCCCGATGCGCGAGGAGCTTACGCGGCTCGGCGTGCGAGAATTGCGCACCCCGGAAGAAGTGGACGAGACGCTGCGCGATGCGCGCGGCACGGCGCTGGTCGTCGTGAACTCGGTTTGCGGATGCGCGGCGCGCAACGCGCGGCCGGCCGTTGCGCTGGCGCTCGAGCACGAGCGCGTGCCCGCCACGTTGACCACCGTATTCGCCGGCCAGGACCTCGACGCAACCGCGCGCGCCCGCAGCTACTTCACGGGATACGATCCGTCCTCGCCGCAGATCGGCCTGCTCAAGGATGGCAAGCTGGTGTACATGCTGGAGCGGCACCAAATCGAGGGACGCAGCGCAGCGTCCATCGCGCAGGATCTCGTGGCGGCGTTCGACGAGCACTGCTAGTCGTT comes from Gemmatimonadaceae bacterium and encodes:
- a CDS encoding co-chaperone GroES family protein produces the protein MPLKPRSSKSLIVVGDRVLVALEEGEERSKVGLYLPPTAVDNQAVQGGRITATGPGLPMPDPGEPGDEPWRNARRETRFVPMQARVGDYALFFRKAGVEITFEGDRYLVVPQTAILALVRDGEAGDDL
- a CDS encoding BrxA/BrxB family bacilliredoxin; translated protein: MPYDERFVTPMREELTRLGVRELRTPEEVDETLRDARGTALVVVNSVCGCAARNARPAVALALEHERVPATLTTVFAGQDLDATARARSYFTGYDPSSPQIGLLKDGKLVYMLERHQIEGRSAASIAQDLVAAFDEHC